From a region of the Pseudomonadota bacterium genome:
- the cyoE gene encoding protoheme IX farnesyltransferase, with product MHAESSWSGGSLQLIKQLGNVCKLRIGVTIAFTALAGIAITPGSSLTTMQIIVLGLAVLISSACAGGFNQYVERDLDARMERTRSRPFVTGEFNPTWMWPVGLTTMLAFSVIAAGWATNMVAALFVFLGAFFYAVVYTVWLKRRTWLNIVIGGLAGSFAILAGATAVDPQITAVPLIFAIVLFLWTPSHFWSLAIVLHKDYAAAGVPMLPVVVGDRRAAEVILANSILMVAISVLPVFYGMGWIYLVGAAAGGLYFLFKNLQLVAEPTPKVARASFFASLVQLTSLLVASILDAQLLG from the coding sequence ATCCATGCCGAGTCCTCATGGTCAGGCGGATCACTGCAGTTGATCAAACAATTAGGCAACGTCTGTAAGCTGCGTATTGGTGTGACCATTGCGTTTACCGCATTAGCGGGGATAGCAATCACACCGGGCTCATCGCTGACGACGATGCAGATCATTGTGCTCGGATTGGCGGTGTTGATCTCTTCAGCCTGTGCCGGTGGATTCAATCAGTACGTGGAGCGTGATCTCGATGCGCGCATGGAAAGGACGCGCTCTCGCCCCTTTGTAACCGGTGAGTTCAATCCAACCTGGATGTGGCCGGTGGGATTGACCACTATGCTGGCATTCTCGGTGATAGCGGCCGGGTGGGCGACCAATATGGTGGCGGCGCTGTTTGTGTTTCTGGGAGCTTTTTTCTATGCCGTTGTCTATACGGTATGGCTGAAACGCCGCACGTGGCTCAATATCGTCATCGGCGGGCTAGCGGGAAGTTTTGCGATACTGGCCGGCGCCACCGCCGTGGATCCACAGATCACCGCCGTTCCTTTGATATTCGCCATCGTACTGTTTCTCTGGACGCCATCGCATTTCTGGAGTCTCGCGATCGTATTGCATAAAGACTATGCAGCCGCCGGTGTTCCCATGTTGCCGGTGGTGGTCGGTGATCGCCGCGCAGCGGAGGTGATTCTCGCCAACTCGATTCTGATGGTCGCCATATCGGTGCTGCCCGTATTCTACGGAATGGGTTGGATCTACCTTGTGGGCGCCGCCGCAGGCGGCCTCTATTTCCTGTTCAAGAACCTTCAGTTGGTGGCTGAGCCAACGCCGAAGGTCGCCAGGGCCAGTTTTTTTGCTTCACTCGTGCAGCTGACCTCTCTGCTGGTTGCCAGCATTCTGGACGCTCAACTTTTAGGTTGA
- a CDS encoding DUF1566 domain-containing protein produces MGLSRHCTNYNRAVMMPRVAHKHASPRADTLPPKYCEKLIGSAVSTSYRHTLPMQPQPPYVFSRISILVCTALTTILLSGCGRSSEETAAPIPLERIHADGAAYTGNGDFATAPWSCVRDPRTNLVWEVKTTGDGLHSKEHTYSWYEPDLEGSEGEPGIPNKGTCSHSDCDTRSFTLAVRAERLCGFDDWRVPGHAEIGSINDLRFRNPPPTIDPAYFPNTQAGAYWTVSTYGFYPEGAWSWQFDLGHDRVDWKREPKYLRLVRGEVIHRPKTK; encoded by the coding sequence ATGGGACTCTCGCGACATTGCACCAACTACAATCGTGCCGTTATGATGCCGCGAGTTGCACACAAACATGCTTCACCCCGCGCAGACACCTTGCCGCCCAAATACTGCGAAAAACTTATTGGTTCAGCGGTCTCTACCAGTTACAGGCATACACTACCAATGCAGCCACAACCCCCGTACGTATTCAGTCGTATTTCTATCTTGGTCTGTACAGCGCTGACGACTATTCTATTGTCCGGTTGTGGCCGATCCAGCGAGGAAACCGCTGCGCCAATACCGCTGGAGCGAATCCACGCCGACGGCGCCGCATACACCGGCAACGGCGATTTCGCCACTGCCCCCTGGTCCTGCGTCCGTGACCCACGTACCAATCTTGTGTGGGAGGTAAAGACCACTGGAGACGGCCTCCACTCAAAAGAGCACACCTACTCCTGGTATGAACCAGACCTCGAGGGCAGCGAGGGCGAACCTGGCATTCCCAACAAGGGCACCTGCAGCCATAGTGACTGCGATACCCGTTCCTTCACATTGGCGGTAAGAGCAGAACGATTGTGTGGTTTTGATGACTGGCGCGTACCTGGCCATGCGGAAATCGGTTCGATCAACGATCTGCGCTTTCGCAATCCCCCTCCGACCATCGATCCCGCCTATTTCCCCAATACACAGGCGGGCGCCTACTGGACGGTTTCCACCTACGGCTTCTACCCCGAGGGCGCCTGGTCCTGGCAGTTCGATCTTGGACACGATCGTGTTGATTGGAAAAGAGAGCCCAAGTACCTGCGCTTGGTGCGGGGTGAAGTCATCCACAGACCCAAGACGAAGTAG
- a CDS encoding SCO family protein yields the protein MNDTTNNRRQRLKSIAIIALVIATTVVAYWINRPASEAPSPTRIPAALQSVLWPEPKPLPDFTLTDHLNRPFTKEAFQGRWTFLFFGYISCPDVCPSTLAVLQAVAEQVAAPTGLTAKPQYVFLSVDPQRDTPERLGEYLGYFNPQFVGVTGTEEAIAALTPKLFVLYEKAESRSATDYDINHTASILLIDPQARLFGRFSPPHTPADMVTLFSQLREHYQRTAR from the coding sequence ATGAACGACACCACGAATAACAGAAGACAACGATTAAAAAGTATTGCGATCATCGCGTTAGTGATCGCGACCACGGTCGTAGCGTACTGGATCAATCGCCCAGCCTCTGAAGCCCCGTCGCCAACCCGTATCCCGGCAGCACTCCAATCAGTGCTATGGCCGGAACCGAAACCGTTGCCAGACTTTACCTTGACCGACCATCTGAATCGCCCCTTCACCAAAGAAGCATTCCAGGGGCGCTGGACGTTTCTATTTTTTGGCTACATCTCGTGCCCGGACGTCTGTCCCTCGACGCTGGCGGTTCTGCAGGCTGTTGCCGAGCAGGTGGCGGCGCCGACCGGACTGACTGCCAAACCGCAGTACGTGTTTCTGTCTGTCGATCCTCAGCGCGACACCCCCGAGCGTCTGGGAGAGTATCTCGGATACTTCAACCCGCAGTTTGTTGGTGTAACGGGAACGGAGGAGGCGATTGCAGCGCTAACGCCAAAGTTGTTTGTACTTTACGAGAAAGCGGAGTCGCGCAGCGCCACCGATTACGACATCAACCATACGGCGTCGATCCTGCTGATCGATCCGCAGGCGCGACTGTTCGGTCGGTTCTCGCCTCCGCACACGCCTGCTGATATGGTGACCCTGTTCAGCCAACTTCGCGAACACTATCAGCGCACTGCTCGCTAG
- a CDS encoding regulator SirB — MTEHYLLIKTIHLASVSASFLLYTLRGIWMLNESAWCDTFWARRLPHINDTVLLTAGILLTMILHQYPGTHAWLTAKLVGLLVHIGLGFVAFRGVLSRRVRTIAWLGSLLAFGYVVTVALTRNPLPWIS; from the coding sequence ATGACAGAGCATTACCTTCTGATCAAAACCATCCATCTTGCGAGTGTGTCGGCAAGTTTCTTGCTGTATACCCTGCGGGGTATATGGATGCTGAACGAATCTGCGTGGTGCGATACGTTCTGGGCGCGACGGCTTCCTCATATCAATGATACGGTTTTGCTAACTGCGGGAATCTTGTTGACCATGATCCTGCATCAATACCCAGGCACCCACGCGTGGTTGACCGCGAAACTGGTCGGCCTGTTGGTACACATTGGCCTGGGGTTTGTCGCCTTTCGGGGAGTACTGAGCCGGCGTGTGCGCACCATCGCCTGGTTGGGATCGTTGCTCGCCTTTGGCTATGTCGTTACAGTGGCGCTTACACGCAACCCATTGCCGTGGATAAGCTGA
- a CDS encoding heme A synthase, giving the protein MAHPITENRPVALWLFACCALVLAMIVLGGVTRLTGSGLSIVEWDPIMGTIPPLSDSEWVSTFEKYKQFPEYQKKNIGMSLEGFKMIFWFEYSHRLLGRLIGAAFLIPFLIFLFLRRIDRALIPKLIAMFILGGLQGVLGWYMVMSGLVHDPHVSQYRLTAHLSAAVIIYSYMLWTALDLWFVREGYGGEGRAHPRRRFALFVTAFIFLTLLSGGFVAGLKAGYSYNTFPKMGDSWVAPGIMVLEPAWRNLFENAATVQFDHRILAITTLILVFALWVSSVGKALAPRARLGLHLLLFAALAQVTLGISTLILRVPTTLAATHQAGAVVLLTAALFLTHALYRTRPPLFTAQR; this is encoded by the coding sequence ATGGCACATCCCATCACTGAAAACCGGCCCGTTGCCCTCTGGCTGTTCGCCTGCTGTGCACTGGTGCTTGCCATGATTGTGCTGGGAGGCGTCACCCGACTCACAGGGTCGGGGCTTTCCATCGTGGAGTGGGATCCGATCATGGGAACCATCCCACCGCTGTCGGACAGTGAATGGGTCAGCACCTTCGAAAAATACAAGCAGTTTCCCGAGTATCAGAAGAAGAACATCGGCATGTCACTGGAAGGTTTCAAGATGATCTTCTGGTTCGAGTACAGCCACCGCCTGCTCGGCCGTCTCATTGGAGCAGCGTTCCTGATTCCCTTCCTGATTTTTCTATTCTTGCGCCGCATCGACCGGGCGCTGATCCCCAAGCTCATTGCCATGTTCATCCTTGGGGGACTCCAAGGTGTATTGGGTTGGTACATGGTGATGAGCGGTCTGGTTCACGATCCCCATGTCAGCCAGTATCGCCTGACAGCGCACCTATCCGCTGCGGTGATTATCTATTCCTATATGCTCTGGACAGCGCTGGATCTTTGGTTCGTAAGGGAGGGGTATGGAGGCGAAGGCAGAGCGCATCCCAGGCGTCGCTTCGCCCTGTTTGTCACCGCCTTCATATTCCTCACTCTGCTCTCGGGTGGTTTCGTCGCCGGCTTGAAGGCCGGTTACTCCTACAATACCTTTCCCAAGATGGGTGATAGCTGGGTGGCGCCGGGAATCATGGTGCTCGAACCGGCCTGGCGCAACCTGTTCGAGAATGCAGCCACTGTTCAGTTCGACCATCGCATACTGGCCATCACCACGCTGATACTGGTGTTTGCCCTATGGGTGAGCAGCGTCGGTAAAGCGCTGGCGCCGCGAGCGCGCCTCGGTCTGCATCTACTGCTATTTGCCGCCCTGGCACAGGTCACGCTGGGTATTTCGACGCTGATTCTGCGCGTGCCGACAACGCTCGCTGCAACGCATCAAGCCGGCGCCGTAGTGCTCCTTACGGCAGCCCTGTTCCTGACCCACGCACTCTATCGAACGCGTCCGCCTCTGTTCACCGCCCAACGTTAA
- a CDS encoding cytochrome C oxidase subunit II — protein MSAILPPNRRLWWKQPIDRLEGTWVVLALVWCLIMFTMMPLWHAIGKQNLSNEAYRTTAEMFSGKVEAMVNQHKVREEAGLPVVAPPAGSDVYMLARLWQWYPLLELEKNKTYRLHLSSVDWNHGFSLQPLNINLQAVPGYEMVVTITPDTTGEFTVVCNEFCGIGHHMMLGKIYVKE, from the coding sequence ATGAGTGCCATACTGCCACCGAATAGACGTCTCTGGTGGAAACAACCGATAGATCGTTTGGAGGGGACCTGGGTCGTACTGGCGCTGGTCTGGTGTTTGATCATGTTCACCATGATGCCGCTCTGGCATGCGATCGGAAAACAGAACCTCTCGAATGAAGCCTATCGCACCACTGCCGAGATGTTTTCGGGCAAAGTGGAGGCCATGGTCAACCAGCACAAGGTTCGCGAAGAGGCGGGTCTTCCGGTAGTTGCGCCTCCGGCAGGTAGCGACGTTTATATGTTGGCCCGCTTATGGCAGTGGTACCCGCTTCTTGAACTCGAGAAGAATAAGACCTACCGGCTGCATCTCTCCTCCGTAGACTGGAACCACGGTTTTTCGCTGCAACCGCTCAACATCAACCTGCAGGCGGTGCCGGGATACGAAATGGTGGTGACAATCACGCCGGATACAACCGGCGAATTTACGGTTGTATGTAACGAATTCTGCGGCATCGGTCATCACATGATGCTCGGCAAGATCTACGTAAAAGAATAG
- a CDS encoding cytochrome C oxidase subunit I yields the protein MADAQFRTCESTGLRYHKPAETLIKAHAVMGVVWLLIGGVLALLVTLTRWPAVHMLPAAEFYQALTAHGLDMLIFWIISFEIAIVYFCATTLLGCRIATPRIAWLGFALMLIGSVVTNLAILNGDSSVMMTSYVPMPANPNFYLGIILFAVGALIGCFVFLGTLVVAKDEQTYVGSLPLVTFGALVAVIIAIFTIASGAILLIPTYLWSIGYIGHIDALMYRVIWWAMGHSSQQINVSAHVAVWYAIAAIVFGAKPMSEKVSRGAFLLYILFLQLASAHHLLSDPGISSEWKMFNTSYAMYLAVLASMIHGLTVPGSIEVAQRKKGFNNGLFEWIRKAPWGNPVFSGMFISLIGFGFLGGISGVMMGTEQLNLIIHNTIYVPGHFHATVVVGTTLAFMALTYFLIPTLFRREVINPVLAKWQPYLFGLGMSVFALGHMGAGTLGVSRRHWDMAFTGSALGYEYPAAAYLLMGIAGIAGVVAIVGGAAYIWITVGSLLWGKKVGEAPTYGAAPTTPIQSEEIAADADDHSGIGIAGFIAPGTFLLALTFLGIFVVYYFINWKYLSSVWPLS from the coding sequence ATGGCCGATGCACAATTTAGAACCTGTGAAAGCACAGGTCTCCGGTATCACAAACCGGCCGAGACGCTCATCAAGGCTCATGCCGTCATGGGTGTGGTCTGGCTGCTGATTGGCGGTGTACTGGCTTTGCTGGTGACGCTAACCCGCTGGCCGGCGGTCCATATGCTGCCAGCCGCCGAGTTTTATCAGGCACTGACGGCCCACGGTCTGGATATGCTGATCTTCTGGATCATCTCGTTCGAAATCGCGATCGTCTATTTTTGCGCAACCACACTCTTGGGCTGTCGTATTGCGACTCCGCGTATCGCCTGGTTGGGTTTCGCGTTGATGCTGATCGGCAGCGTGGTCACCAATTTGGCGATCCTGAATGGCGATTCCAGCGTCATGATGACCTCCTACGTGCCGATGCCGGCCAATCCGAACTTCTACCTCGGAATCATCCTGTTTGCGGTGGGCGCGTTGATCGGGTGTTTTGTCTTTCTGGGCACGCTGGTGGTGGCCAAGGATGAGCAGACCTACGTCGGCTCGCTGCCGTTGGTCACTTTTGGTGCGCTCGTGGCGGTCATCATCGCTATTTTCACCATCGCCTCGGGTGCGATCCTGTTGATTCCTACCTACCTTTGGTCAATCGGGTACATAGGTCATATCGACGCGCTGATGTATCGCGTGATCTGGTGGGCAATGGGTCACTCCTCCCAGCAGATCAATGTCTCGGCTCACGTGGCAGTATGGTATGCGATCGCAGCCATCGTATTTGGCGCCAAGCCGATGTCAGAGAAAGTCAGCCGCGGTGCCTTCCTGCTCTACATCCTCTTTCTGCAGCTCGCCAGTGCGCACCATCTGCTTTCTGATCCGGGTATCAGTTCCGAATGGAAGATGTTCAACACCAGTTATGCGATGTACCTGGCGGTGCTGGCCAGCATGATCCACGGGTTGACGGTACCAGGTTCCATTGAGGTGGCGCAGCGCAAGAAGGGCTTCAACAACGGCCTGTTTGAGTGGATCCGCAAGGCGCCGTGGGGAAATCCGGTTTTCTCCGGCATGTTCATATCATTGATCGGATTTGGATTCCTCGGCGGTATTTCGGGTGTCATGATGGGTACCGAGCAGTTGAATCTCATCATTCACAACACCATCTATGTGCCGGGACATTTCCATGCCACCGTAGTGGTAGGAACGACCCTTGCTTTCATGGCGCTCACCTACTTTCTTATCCCGACGCTGTTCCGGCGTGAGGTGATCAACCCGGTACTGGCCAAGTGGCAGCCCTATCTGTTCGGTTTGGGTATGTCGGTCTTTGCATTGGGCCATATGGGTGCCGGCACGCTGGGCGTATCACGGCGTCACTGGGATATGGCGTTTACCGGTTCAGCGCTGGGTTACGAGTATCCGGCGGCGGCTTATCTGCTGATGGGAATCGCTGGAATTGCCGGTGTCGTCGCCATCGTGGGTGGAGCAGCCTACATCTGGATTACCGTGGGATCGTTGTTGTGGGGCAAGAAGGTGGGAGAAGCGCCGACCTATGGTGCTGCACCAACCACCCCGATCCAGTCGGAGGAAATCGCTGCTGACGCGGATGACCACTCCGGAATCGGGATTGCCGGTTTCATCGCCCCCGGCACATTTCTCCTCGCATTGACATTCCTGGGTATCTTCGTGGTCTATTACTTCATCAACTGGAAGTATCTGTCCTCGGTCTGGCCCTTGAGCTAG